Part of the Helicobacter bilis genome is shown below.
AAAAAAAGAATGCGATTATAAGCTTTAATGATGATGGCATGATTGGAAAAATGATTGGGGCAATCGTGCAATCGCGTGCTGGCAATGTAAGACAAGAAATAATAGATTCCAAAAAATCTACTAATTTTGCCCCTATCATCGCAAAATATCGTCAAGGTATTAGAAACTCTATGGTTATGCTAAATACCTCTGTGATAAAAAGCGGCTTAATTATCCCTCAAATGGGTAACGCACGAGCTATGCCCTCTGTCTTTCTTTCCACACAGATTAATTATAACCCATCACTTCTTACTTTAATGCCAAAGGAAGATGCTAAAAAGCTTTTTGTCGTGAGTGCAATAAGCCCTATACATACGCGTTTATTGCTATTTAATGAGATTCTATCTGCTGACTTACAATATGACTGGGTAAATTATGCAACGGCTTTGTCTCTTGACATATTCTTAACACAAGGCAGTAAAGCAAATCAGCGTTTTTTCTCGGAAAGTTTGCAAGGCAATCAAGTGATATATCATAATAGATTCTATGGCGTTAAAGATTCCCATTTTATCCCTGTAAAGTTAAAATAAAGTGAGTAAATAGACTATGAATAAAAACGGCGAAGATATAGAAGAGTTAAGCATATTTTTAGCAAAATATGCTGCTGCATTATTATCAAGTGGTGCTTATACCTCGCGTGTGTCTCGTTGCACAGAGCGTATTGGTGAGAGTTATGGATATGATGTATCTATGATTATTTGGCTTAAATACATTAATCTTAGTATCGCACAAAAAGATAATTATGAATATCGCCGCACACAAGTCAGCTCAAACCCTCCTATGAATACAAATTTTAGAATCATATCAGAGCTTAGCGCATTAAGCTGGCAAATACATGATAGTAAAATCACGCTCAAAGAAGCGCGTATAAGATTTGAGCATATTATGCAAAATAAGCATAATGGCTTTTTTGCTACACTCTTTTTTGCAAGCCTTGCGAATGCGGCATTTTGCAAGTTATTTGAAGGTGATATTGGTGCATTGATATGCGTATTTATGGGGACATTTGCTGGATTTGCAAGCAAGCATATACTAACAAATTTACAGGTTGATATACGCGGAATCTATGTATTAGTATCTTTTATCTCTTCGTTTGTCGCCTATATTGGCGTGCATTTTGGGATTACAAAAACGCCCGGAATTGCCATTGGTTTAAGCATTGTATATCTAATACCCGGCATACAAATCATTAATGCCCTAGCAGATGTCTTGCATGAATACACTTTAATGGCATTAAG
Proteins encoded:
- a CDS encoding threonine/serine ThrE exporter family protein gives rise to the protein MNKNGEDIEELSIFLAKYAAALLSSGAYTSRVSRCTERIGESYGYDVSMIIWLKYINLSIAQKDNYEYRRTQVSSNPPMNTNFRIISELSALSWQIHDSKITLKEARIRFEHIMQNKHNGFFATLFFASLANAAFCKLFEGDIGALICVFMGTFAGFASKHILTNLQVDIRGIYVLVSFISSFVAYIGVHFGITKTPGIAIGLSIVYLIPGIQIINALADVLHEYTLMALSRGVNMIILLTCIAVGAYLTLSIAHVSVFDV